From a region of the Zingiber officinale cultivar Zhangliang chromosome 4B, Zo_v1.1, whole genome shotgun sequence genome:
- the LOC121977344 gene encoding UDP-glucose 6-dehydrogenase 4-like, whose translation MVKICCIGAGYVGGPTMAVIALKCPSIEVIVVDISAARIAAWNSDQLPIYEPGLDEVVKQCRGKNLFFSTDVDKYIREADIIFVSVNTPTKTRGLGAGKAADLTYWESAARMIADVSQSDKIVVEKSTVPVKTAEAIEKILTHNSKGINYQILSNPEFLAEGTAIKDLFNPDRVLIGGRETPEGQKAIQALKNVYANWVPEERIITTNLWSAELSKLAANAFLAQRISSVNAISALCEATGANVAEVAYSVGKDSRIGPKFLNASVGFGGSCFQKDILNLVYICDCNGLPEAANYWKQVIKINDYQKSRFVNRVVACMFNTVSGKKIAILGFAFKKDTGDTRETPAIDVCKGLLGDKAKISIYDPQVTEDQIQRDLAMNKFDWDHPIHLQPMSPTAVKEVTVTWDAYEATKGAHGVCILTEWDEFKTLDYAKIYANMQKPAFIFDGRNVVDPEKLRQIGFIVYSIGKPLDPWLADMPAVA comes from the coding sequence ATGGTGAAGATTTGCTGCATTGGTGCTGGCTATGTTGGTGGCCCAACAATGGCTGTCATTGCTCTGAAATGCCCTTCCATTGAGGTGATAGTTGTAGACATATCCGCTGCTCGAATTGCTGCATGGAACAGTGACCAACTCCCAATCTACGAGCCAGGACTGGATGAAGTTGTAAAGCAGTGCAGAGGAAAAAATCTCTTCTTCAGCACCGACGTAGATAAATACATCCGCGAAGCTGATATCATCTTTGTCTCAGTGAACACTCCAACCAAAACTCGAGGTCTTGGTGCTGGTAAGGCTGCTGATCTTACCTACTGGGAGAGTGCTGCTCGAATGATAGCTGATGTCTCACAGTCAGACAAGATTGTGGTCGAGAAGTCCACTGTCCCTGTCAAGACTGCAGAGGCTATTGAGAAGATTCTAACCCACAATAGCAAAGGCATCAACTACCAAATACTCTCGAATCCAGAGTTCCTTGCAGAGGGTACAGCAATTAAGGACCTATTTAACCCCGATCGCGTCCTCATCGGTGGTCGGGAGACTCCTGAGGGGCAGAAGGCTATCCAAGCTCTGAAAAATGTGTATGCCAACTGGGTTCCTGAGGAGAGAATTATCACGACCAATCTGTGGTCTGCTGAACTGTCCAAGCTTGCTGCCAATGCCTTCCTAGCTCAGAGGATCTCATCAGTTAATGCCATTTCAGCGCTCTGTGAGGCCACAGGGGCAAATGTGGCTGAGGTAGCCTATTCTGTCGGCAAGGACAGCCGAATTGGACCCAAGTTCCTGAATGCTAGTGTTGGATTTGGTGGCTCATGCTTCcagaaagacatcctcaacttgGTTTACATATGTGATTGCAATGGTCTCCCTGAGGCGGCCAACTACTGGAAGCAAGTCATCAAGATCAATGACTACCAAAAGAGCAGGTTCGTGAACCGTGTTGTCGCCTGCATGTTCAATACTGTTTCAGGCAAGAAGATAGCCATTCTTGGGTTTGCCTTCAAGAAGGATACTGGTGACACAAGGGAGACTCCAGCTATTGATGTTTGCAAGGGCCTTCTGGGTGATAAGGCCAAGATCAGCATCTACGATCCGCAGGTGACCGAGGACCAGATCCAGCGCGATCTTGCAATGAACAAATTCGATTGGGATCACCCGATCCACCTCCAGCCAATGAGCCCAACAGCAGTGAAGGAGGTGACAGTGACCTGGGATGCTTACGAGGCCACCAAGGGGGCCCATGGAGTATGCATCCTGACTGAGTGGGATGAGTTTAAGACACTGGACTATGCTAAAATCTACGCGAACATGCAGAAGCCTGCCTTCATCTTTGACGGTCGCAATGTGGTAGACCCTGAGAAGCTCAGGCAGATTGGCTTCATTGTTTATTCTATTGGAAAGCCACTGGACCCGTGGCTTGCAGATATGCCTGCTGTGGCCTAA